One Alkalicoccus halolimnae DNA segment encodes these proteins:
- a CDS encoding DinB family protein, with the protein MYKNAAYLKKYFLAHREVTKELVEKIDREHYGYQPTSTSMTAEQLVVHMLTAFHQFVSTAAGKNPENLHEDTENVSLNELAERYTQADVRLIESLDESALDETIDLTEMIGKKVPAWKVIEMAVDHEINHKGNLFVYVREMGYNQLPMFVK; encoded by the coding sequence ATGTATAAAAACGCCGCTTATTTAAAAAAATACTTTTTAGCTCACCGGGAAGTCACAAAAGAACTTGTCGAAAAGATTGATAGAGAGCATTATGGTTACCAGCCAACTTCTACATCAATGACGGCAGAGCAGCTCGTGGTACATATGCTGACAGCCTTTCATCAGTTTGTATCTACAGCTGCCGGGAAAAATCCCGAAAATCTGCATGAAGATACAGAGAATGTGTCTTTAAATGAACTCGCTGAGCGTTACACTCAGGCAGACGTTCGTCTGATTGAATCGCTTGATGAAAGCGCTCTTGATGAAACCATTGATCTGACAGAAATGATTGGAAAGAAAGTGCCTGCCTGGAAAGTGATTGAAATGGCAGTTGATCACGAAATCAATCATAAAGGAAACCTGTTCGTCTACGTACGGGAAATGGGATACAATCAGCTGCCGATGTTTGTAAAATAG
- a CDS encoding AEC family transporter: MHIFFQVVLPVLLIFGAGFAIQKWKQVDIKPVSVVALYVATPALVFQTFYDAEIDSQYLFMIIFSFALLALLILFNKAAAKIGGKSEKKETGWILSTAFMNAGNYGAPIILFAYGQEGFAYAVSFMVIQAIIMNVFGIYYAAKGYAGARYAIKSILTMPVTYALLLAVLFQATPLTMPESLTGSVDIVAASAIPIVMIILGMQLANMKLGHFDWPSVSYGVAVRLFVSPLLAYGLTLIMPMDPLLAKVLIVSAAMPSAATIVMMAVQFDNQPRYISSVTLVSTLLSVITITVLLAWLG; encoded by the coding sequence ATGCATATATTTTTTCAAGTTGTTCTTCCAGTGCTGCTTATTTTCGGTGCTGGGTTTGCGATACAAAAATGGAAACAGGTTGATATAAAGCCGGTTTCCGTAGTCGCTCTTTACGTTGCAACGCCTGCTCTCGTTTTCCAGACGTTTTACGATGCTGAAATCGACAGCCAGTATTTATTTATGATTATCTTTTCTTTCGCCCTTCTCGCTTTGTTAATTCTTTTTAATAAAGCAGCGGCAAAAATAGGTGGAAAATCGGAAAAGAAAGAAACAGGGTGGATTCTCTCCACCGCTTTCATGAATGCCGGTAACTACGGGGCTCCGATCATTCTCTTTGCCTATGGGCAGGAAGGGTTTGCCTATGCGGTTTCATTTATGGTAATCCAGGCGATTATTATGAACGTGTTCGGAATCTATTACGCCGCTAAAGGCTACGCAGGAGCAAGGTACGCGATTAAAAGCATTTTAACGATGCCCGTCACTTATGCCCTGCTGCTTGCAGTACTTTTTCAGGCTACTCCGCTTACCATGCCGGAAAGTCTCACAGGATCTGTCGATATTGTTGCTGCGTCGGCCATTCCGATCGTGATGATTATTCTTGGCATGCAGCTGGCTAATATGAAACTCGGTCATTTTGACTGGCCGTCTGTTTCCTACGGTGTAGCGGTCCGGTTGTTTGTGTCTCCGCTGCTTGCTTATGGATTAACTCTGATTATGCCAATGGATCCGCTCCTTGCCAAAGTTTTGATCGTATCTGCAGCTATGCCTTCTGCTGCGACGATTGTGATGATGGCTGTCCAGTTTGATAACCAGCCGCGTTATATCTCGAGTGTAACGCTCGTTTCGACCTTATTAAGCGTTATAACGATAACCGTGCTCCTTGCCTGGCTTGGCTGA
- a CDS encoding ABC transporter ATP-binding protein codes for MKEVVSLNNVTVQRDGKKLIKDINWKVHQGEHWGILGLNGSGKTTLLKVIAGSMWPKAGSGPVDILGRRYGKTYMPELKKSIGWVSQAVDQQYQGHIQTTALDIVLSGKHASIGIYEPITEADETRARTLLHQFRIGHLENEPLAHFSQGERKKTLLARAWMADPKLLILDEPCAGLDLYSREELLDTLEEMMGSSGPTLLYVTHHMEELIPSLTHTLLLKDGEVHAGGEKAEIINEANLEETFQVPLRVTWEGGRPWARVRRH; via the coding sequence ATGAAAGAAGTTGTTTCTTTGAATAATGTTACCGTCCAGCGGGATGGAAAAAAACTGATAAAGGATATTAACTGGAAAGTACATCAAGGAGAACACTGGGGAATTCTTGGATTAAATGGCTCTGGAAAGACGACTCTTCTAAAAGTAATTGCAGGTTCGATGTGGCCGAAAGCAGGCAGCGGCCCGGTTGACATCCTCGGCAGACGCTATGGGAAAACCTATATGCCGGAATTGAAAAAATCGATCGGCTGGGTCAGCCAGGCCGTTGACCAGCAGTATCAGGGGCACATTCAAACCACAGCTTTAGATATCGTGCTGAGTGGAAAGCATGCTTCGATCGGCATCTATGAACCAATTACGGAAGCGGACGAAACCCGGGCGCGGACCCTGCTGCATCAGTTTCGGATAGGTCACCTGGAAAATGAACCGCTGGCCCATTTTTCTCAGGGGGAAAGAAAAAAGACGCTTCTTGCAAGAGCGTGGATGGCTGATCCAAAGCTGCTTATTTTAGACGAACCCTGCGCGGGCCTGGATCTTTATTCGAGAGAAGAGCTGCTTGATACGCTGGAGGAAATGATGGGAAGCAGCGGACCGACTCTTTTATATGTAACGCACCACATGGAAGAGCTTATTCCCTCTTTAACCCACACCCTTTTACTAAAGGACGGTGAAGTCCACGCAGGCGGGGAAAAAGCAGAAATAATTAATGAAGCAAATCTTGAAGAAACTTTTCAGGTGCCGCTCCGGGTGACGTGGGAAGGGGGCAGGCCATGGGCGCGGGTCCGGCGTCACTAA